The following are encoded in a window of Pseudomonas multiresinivorans genomic DNA:
- a CDS encoding M15 family metallopeptidase, whose amino-acid sequence MSPAGRRLALLLCLLASPTLYADQPAQDGFVYLDQVLKSARYEVRYAGADNFVGEPIDGYQKARIILTREAASALAAVEKDVALSGLALKIFDGYRPQRAVDEFRRWAADPQDIRQKARYYPGLDKPALFRDGYIAKHSGHSRGSTVDLTLVDSSSGEELDMGSPFDFFGPISHHGTALVSVQQTRNRETLRQAMLRHGFEPYGAEWWHYTLKAEPYPKTYFDFPVQ is encoded by the coding sequence ATGAGCCCGGCAGGCAGACGCCTCGCGCTGCTGCTCTGCCTGCTCGCCAGCCCGACGCTGTACGCCGACCAGCCCGCGCAGGACGGCTTCGTCTATCTCGACCAGGTACTGAAATCTGCGCGCTATGAGGTGCGCTACGCCGGCGCCGACAACTTCGTCGGCGAGCCCATCGACGGCTACCAGAAGGCGCGGATCATCCTGACCCGCGAAGCTGCCAGCGCATTGGCAGCGGTCGAGAAGGACGTCGCCCTGAGCGGCCTGGCGCTGAAGATCTTCGATGGCTATCGCCCGCAGCGCGCCGTGGATGAGTTCCGCCGCTGGGCTGCCGACCCGCAGGACATTCGCCAGAAGGCCCGCTATTACCCGGGCCTGGACAAGCCTGCATTGTTCCGCGACGGCTACATCGCCAAGCACTCCGGCCACTCGCGCGGCAGCACCGTCGACCTCACGCTGGTGGATTCCAGCTCCGGGGAAGAACTGGACATGGGCAGCCCGTTCGACTTCTTCGGGCCCATCTCCCATCACGGCACCGCGCTGGTCAGCGTGCAGCAGACGCGCAACCGCGAAACCCTGCGCCAGGCCATGCTGCGCCACGGCTTCGAACCTTACGGCGCCGAGTGGTGGCACTACACCCTGAAGGCCGAGCCTTACCCGAAGACCTACTTCGACTTCCCGGTGCAATGA
- a CDS encoding glycine cleavage system protein H, whose translation MKLHGLEFPDQLLYAPEYNLWLREEASGAVTLGLTSYGCAIYGQIFAFTPKRDGWHIDCDRSFGVVEFAKAASSARSPLDGTVLASNEAVVRRPGLINQDCYGEGWMVRLKPDDWAGARGRFLHGEAALKAFEQRMRLDNFDPDDDGVQALRP comes from the coding sequence GTGAAGCTGCACGGCCTCGAATTTCCGGATCAGTTGCTCTACGCCCCCGAGTACAACCTCTGGCTGCGCGAGGAAGCAAGCGGCGCCGTCACACTCGGCCTCACCTCCTACGGCTGCGCGATCTACGGGCAGATCTTCGCCTTCACCCCCAAGCGCGATGGCTGGCACATCGATTGCGATCGCAGCTTCGGCGTAGTGGAGTTCGCCAAGGCTGCTTCCTCGGCGCGCAGCCCGCTGGACGGTACCGTCCTCGCCAGCAACGAAGCCGTGGTGCGCCGCCCCGGCCTGATCAACCAGGACTGCTACGGCGAGGGCTGGATGGTGCGCCTGAAGCCCGACGACTGGGCCGGCGCCCGGGGCCGTTTCCTGCACGGCGAGGCCGCGCTGAAAGCCTTCGAGCAGCGTATGCGCCTGGACAATTTCGACCCGGACGACGACGGGGTCCAGGCGTTGCGCCCATGA
- a CDS encoding DsrE family protein: MPTPEVQRVLIIVSSGPSTPARCAAPFYTATLLACMDAQVTLFLSGEGTRLAFQDIADHLYAAEGGEPISHFIQQAKEAGARLLMCRAPGISIDESRLIEEVDEIASGGEMARMILEYDRVLTL, translated from the coding sequence TTGCCCACGCCTGAAGTCCAGCGGGTGCTGATCATCGTCAGCAGCGGCCCGAGCACCCCGGCGCGCTGCGCCGCGCCCTTCTACACCGCCACGCTGCTGGCCTGCATGGACGCGCAGGTCACCCTGTTCCTAAGTGGCGAAGGCACGCGCCTGGCCTTCCAGGACATCGCCGATCACCTTTATGCCGCCGAGGGTGGCGAGCCCATCAGCCATTTCATCCAGCAGGCCAAGGAAGCCGGCGCGCGCCTGCTGATGTGCCGCGCACCGGGCATCAGCATCGACGAGAGCCGACTGATCGAAGAGGTCGACGAGATCGCCAGCGGCGGCGAGATGGCGCGCATGATCCTCGAATATGACCGGGTACTGACCCTGTGA
- a CDS encoding GNAT family N-acetyltransferase, whose amino-acid sequence MNQSALQHRPALADDLGQVVEFPQDADELFYCYPKASWPLTVGQLAAAMAERRGSTVALLDDRVAGFANFYQWQQGDFCALGNMMVAPSARRHGVAQYLIEVMENLARDQYKAQVMKVSCFNANAAGLLLYARLGYRPQGIVERADPQGRRVALVQLEKSLAHA is encoded by the coding sequence GTGAACCAGTCCGCCCTGCAGCATCGCCCCGCCCTCGCCGACGACCTTGGGCAAGTGGTGGAATTCCCCCAGGACGCCGATGAGCTTTTCTACTGCTATCCCAAGGCGAGCTGGCCACTGACCGTCGGCCAGCTCGCTGCCGCCATGGCCGAGAGGCGTGGCAGCACGGTCGCACTGCTGGATGATCGCGTCGCGGGCTTCGCCAACTTCTACCAGTGGCAGCAGGGCGATTTCTGCGCGCTGGGCAACATGATGGTGGCGCCATCGGCGCGGCGGCACGGCGTCGCGCAGTACCTGATCGAGGTCATGGAGAATCTCGCCCGCGACCAGTACAAGGCGCAGGTCATGAAAGTGTCCTGCTTCAATGCCAACGCCGCCGGCCTGCTGCTCTACGCACGCCTGGGCTACCGGCCGCAGGGCATCGTCGAGCGCGCCGACCCGCAAGGCCGGCGCGTCGCCCTGGTCCAACTGGAGAAATCCCTTGCCCACGCCTGA
- a CDS encoding DUF4136 domain-containing protein: MIRRLLCRFILGGLLLGLAACETTSVSRDYDTTRDFSRYQTWSWAQPAFEYRPDDPRIKSDLTEQRISDAVADQFDQRGLRKAQDGNPGDVKIRAYLIVDQRQDQVTTYTGGYWGGYWGGYWGPPPMAETRSVTYKVATIQVDMLDGKDGKLVWRGSGEQIMRSSPPTPAEREAAIRETVQKIIAQYPPH, from the coding sequence ATGATCCGCCGTCTGCTCTGCCGCTTTATCCTCGGGGGCCTGCTGCTCGGCCTCGCCGCCTGCGAAACCACCAGTGTCAGCCGCGATTACGACACCACCCGCGACTTCTCGCGCTACCAGACCTGGAGCTGGGCGCAGCCGGCGTTCGAGTACCGCCCGGATGACCCGCGCATCAAGAGCGACCTTACCGAGCAACGCATCAGCGACGCGGTAGCCGACCAGTTCGACCAGCGCGGCCTGCGCAAGGCCCAGGACGGCAACCCGGGCGATGTGAAAATCCGCGCCTACCTGATCGTCGACCAACGCCAGGACCAGGTGACCACCTACACCGGCGGCTACTGGGGCGGTTACTGGGGTGGCTACTGGGGCCCGCCGCCCATGGCCGAGACCCGCAGCGTGACCTACAAGGTCGCCACCATCCAGGTCGACATGCTCGACGGCAAGGACGGCAAACTGGTCTGGCGCGGCAGCGGCGAGCAGATCATGCGCAGCAGCCCGCCGACACCCGCCGAGCGCGAAGCGGCAATCCGCGAGACGGTGCAGAAGATCATCGCCCAGTATCCGCCGCACTGA
- a CDS encoding glycerophosphodiester phosphodiesterase family protein, whose protein sequence is MKQQWLGAALGLVVLTGCSLDGIRPVRQEPQVVAHRGGTADAPENTLLAIHRALDNHSEGLWLSVQASADGVAVLYRPADLSALTDAQGAVASKTLEQLRAVNAGYQFKDAAGAYPYRTAPQAIPTLAEALRTIPAQVPLFLDIKARPVADVIDAVARTLDQERAWARVRFYSTERDASDYLAQHYAGRALNFESREATRNRLVDLALGGRCAPPVAGAWMGIELDRELTVTEQFTLGSSSHPVKPARLWTPEAMACVRRAAGTTVMMFGINSAAAYRTARELGADAVMVDSPASVPDYRRAAAQPGG, encoded by the coding sequence ATGAAACAGCAGTGGCTGGGCGCGGCATTAGGGCTGGTAGTACTGACGGGATGCAGCCTGGACGGCATACGGCCGGTAAGGCAGGAGCCGCAGGTGGTGGCGCACCGGGGCGGCACGGCGGATGCTCCGGAGAACACCTTGCTGGCGATTCACCGGGCGCTGGATAACCACAGTGAGGGACTCTGGCTGTCGGTGCAGGCGTCTGCCGACGGTGTGGCGGTGCTGTACCGGCCGGCGGACCTGTCGGCGCTGACCGATGCGCAGGGTGCGGTCGCCTCGAAGACGCTGGAGCAACTGCGCGCGGTGAATGCGGGCTATCAGTTCAAGGACGCCGCTGGCGCTTATCCGTATCGCACGGCCCCTCAAGCGATCCCGACACTGGCCGAGGCGCTGCGAACGATCCCGGCGCAGGTTCCGTTGTTCCTCGATATCAAGGCGCGACCGGTGGCCGACGTCATCGATGCGGTCGCGCGGACGCTGGATCAGGAGCGGGCCTGGGCGCGGGTGCGCTTCTACTCCACCGAGCGTGATGCCAGCGACTACCTGGCACAGCACTACGCTGGTCGCGCACTGAATTTCGAAAGCCGCGAAGCGACGCGCAATCGACTGGTCGACCTGGCGCTGGGCGGGCGCTGCGCTCCGCCGGTCGCAGGTGCCTGGATGGGCATCGAACTGGACCGCGAGCTGACGGTGACGGAACAGTTCACCCTCGGTTCGTCGTCCCATCCGGTGAAGCCGGCCCGGTTGTGGACTCCAGAGGCGATGGCGTGCGTGCGACGAGCCGCAGGAACCACGGTGATGATGTTCGGCATCAATTCGGCGGCGGCCTATCGGACGGCCCGCGAACTGGGCGCCGATGCGGTGATGGTCGATTCGCCGGCCAGTGTTCCCGACTATCGGCGCGCTGCGGCTCAGCCCGGCGGGTAA
- a CDS encoding DUF4136 domain-containing protein: MPRHLLVLPLFAALAACQGQNPYTATSLPMPPAPAQSTNPGLDPGSYPAPPLDYGRFRSWSWMDGTGFGGPLQDAVSEALDQRGLRPARTNTPADLTVSAHLSSEQRTRQTTDYYNGGYYGGYGRWNDPWYGGYGASYPVTRTYVVTVSVVRIALFDAHSRQQVWSGSAEYEDGSSQTDQARALREAARKAMDGYPPG; encoded by the coding sequence CACTGTTCGCCGCCCTCGCCGCCTGCCAGGGCCAGAACCCCTACACCGCCACCTCGCTGCCGATGCCACCGGCCCCCGCGCAGTCGACCAATCCCGGGCTCGATCCGGGCAGTTATCCCGCGCCGCCGCTGGACTACGGGCGCTTCCGCTCGTGGAGCTGGATGGACGGCACCGGCTTCGGCGGCCCGCTGCAGGATGCCGTCAGTGAGGCGCTGGACCAGCGCGGCCTGCGCCCGGCTCGCACGAATACGCCGGCGGACCTGACCGTCAGCGCCCATCTTTCCAGCGAGCAGCGCACCCGCCAGACCACCGACTACTACAACGGCGGTTACTACGGCGGCTACGGCCGCTGGAACGACCCGTGGTATGGCGGCTACGGCGCCTCCTACCCGGTTACCCGCACCTACGTGGTCACCGTCAGCGTGGTGCGCATCGCGCTCTTCGATGCGCACAGTCGCCAGCAGGTATGGAGCGGCAGCGCCGAGTACGAAGACGGCAGCAGCCAGACCGACCAGGCCCGCGCGCTGCGCGAAGCCGCGCGCAAGGCCATGGACGGTTACCCGCCGGGCTGA